A single window of Syntrophotalea acetylenica DNA harbors:
- the gmk gene encoding guanylate kinase, whose product MKRSGILFVISAPSGAGKTSLCRRIVDIFPDMRHSVSFTTRPKRDGETDGIDYHFVSQDCFDTMVADGAFAEWARVHGNCYGTALATLQEARDQGRDVLLDIDCQGAAQLKRSCPDGVFIFILPPTFEELERRLRGRNTDTPEVIGRRLANARREMRELVWYDYLVVNDDLSRASEELKGIILAEGCRTGRTRDSVVQQFGIDKQEF is encoded by the coding sequence ATGAAACGTAGTGGCATTCTGTTTGTCATATCCGCGCCGTCCGGTGCCGGCAAAACCTCTTTATGCCGGCGGATTGTTGACATTTTTCCTGATATGCGGCACTCTGTGTCCTTCACCACCCGTCCGAAACGAGACGGTGAAACGGACGGTATCGATTACCATTTCGTCAGCCAGGATTGCTTCGATACCATGGTGGCCGACGGGGCTTTCGCCGAATGGGCCAGGGTCCACGGCAACTGCTACGGAACGGCGCTGGCCACCTTGCAGGAAGCGCGAGACCAGGGGCGGGACGTTCTTCTGGATATTGACTGTCAGGGGGCCGCTCAGTTGAAACGCAGCTGCCCGGACGGCGTTTTTATTTTTATCCTGCCGCCGACCTTCGAGGAGCTGGAGCGACGCTTGCGCGGCCGCAATACCGATACCCCCGAAGTGATAGGAAGGCGTCTTGCCAATGCCCGTCGTGAAATGCGGGAACTGGTCTGGTATGATTATCTTGTCGTCAACGACGATTTGTCGCGTGCCTCGGAAGAGCTGAAAGGCATCATTCTGGCCGAGGGCTGCCGCACCGGGCGAACCAGGGATAGTGTGGTTCAGCAGTTCGGGATCGACAAGCAGGAATTCTGA
- the rpoZ gene encoding DNA-directed RNA polymerase subunit omega translates to MARITVEDCLQQIPNRFLLVMVASKRTKQLYKGGQPLIENKSNNKKIVLCLREIAAGKVDYEIPTRKG, encoded by the coding sequence ATGGCGAGAATAACTGTCGAAGATTGCCTCCAGCAGATCCCCAATCGTTTTCTGCTGGTTATGGTTGCCTCCAAGCGCACCAAGCAGCTATACAAAGGGGGGCAACCGCTTATCGAAAACAAGTCCAATAACAAAAAAATCGTTCTTTGCCTGCGCGAAATCGCCGCCGGCAAGGTCGATTACGAAATTCCTACCCGGAAGGGCTGA
- a CDS encoding RelA/SpoT family protein, protein MLRLDQIIENVLTYNPRADVDALRKAYVYSAKVHRGKSRVSGEPYLGHSLEIAFILTRLKMDVATIITGLLHDILQQELADINELQAVFGADVVELVQSLTKLGRISFITSEEQQAENFRKMLLAMASDIRVILVKLAERLHDMRTLEGRSAEEQRRIAQETLDIYAPLANRLGISWMKCELEDLSLRYVLPEVYCDLHSKVTQRRKDRAGYVEEVRKQLCDKMRENGIEGECYGRQKHLYSIWRKMQRQGIEFEQVYDLIAFRVIVGDVRDCYAMLGVIHAAWKPIASRFKDYIAMPKANLYQSLHTTVIGPYGERMEVQIRTEDMHRVAEEGIAAHWKYKEGRGGQSIVTKDERQFGWLRQMLDSQQEFADSHEFVGSVKVDLFSEEVYVFTPRGEVKAFPRGATPIDFAYSVHTEVGNRCVGARVNGKLVPLKTPLSNGDVVEVVTSPNQTPSKDWLKFVVTSRAASKIRHWVKTQQREKSIELGKELLEKRLRKFGCSLKKILASREFAQCLQDLGYHTSSDLLAGIGYGKVPLGQIVSRVVPVGKLHPETEEKARAATETGAPAKKPSSAIKIQGIGDIMVRFAKCCNPLPGDPVVGFITRGRGITVHTVDCPSVLESDAERRVEVEWDIKKKAPHTARIRLATEDRKGVLASVSNAISACEANIASATVQRTRTHKSMIVFAVEVVDVEHLNRVINALHQVKGVYQVERLRH, encoded by the coding sequence ATGCTTCGTCTTGACCAGATCATCGAAAACGTTCTGACGTACAATCCCCGCGCCGATGTCGATGCATTGCGCAAGGCCTATGTGTACAGCGCCAAGGTGCATCGGGGTAAATCCCGCGTTTCGGGTGAACCCTATCTGGGCCACAGCCTCGAAATTGCCTTTATCCTGACCCGTCTCAAGATGGACGTCGCCACCATTATCACCGGTCTGCTGCACGATATTCTGCAGCAGGAGCTGGCGGATATCAATGAGCTGCAAGCTGTTTTTGGTGCGGATGTCGTAGAACTGGTGCAGAGCCTCACCAAACTCGGGCGTATCTCTTTTATTACCAGCGAAGAGCAGCAGGCGGAGAATTTTCGCAAGATGCTGCTGGCGATGGCCAGCGACATCCGCGTGATACTGGTCAAGCTTGCCGAGCGTCTGCACGACATGCGCACACTTGAGGGCAGGAGTGCCGAGGAGCAGCGGCGTATCGCCCAGGAGACCCTCGATATCTATGCGCCGCTGGCCAATCGCCTCGGTATCAGCTGGATGAAGTGCGAACTCGAGGACCTGTCTCTGCGCTACGTTCTGCCGGAGGTGTATTGCGATCTGCACTCCAAAGTGACGCAGCGGCGCAAGGATCGCGCCGGCTACGTCGAGGAAGTGCGCAAGCAGTTGTGTGACAAGATGCGCGAGAATGGCATCGAAGGGGAATGTTACGGCCGCCAGAAGCACCTGTATTCCATCTGGCGCAAGATGCAGCGCCAGGGGATCGAGTTCGAGCAGGTTTATGACCTTATCGCCTTTCGCGTTATCGTCGGGGATGTGCGGGATTGCTATGCCATGCTCGGCGTGATCCATGCTGCCTGGAAACCGATCGCCAGCCGCTTCAAGGACTATATCGCCATGCCCAAGGCGAATTTGTACCAGTCCCTGCACACTACGGTCATCGGTCCCTACGGAGAGCGCATGGAGGTGCAGATTCGCACCGAGGACATGCACCGGGTCGCCGAGGAAGGTATCGCCGCCCACTGGAAATACAAGGAAGGCCGCGGCGGCCAAAGTATCGTGACCAAGGACGAGAGACAGTTCGGCTGGCTGCGGCAGATGCTGGATTCCCAGCAGGAATTCGCCGATTCCCATGAATTTGTCGGCTCCGTCAAGGTCGATCTGTTCTCCGAGGAGGTCTATGTTTTTACCCCCAGGGGGGAGGTCAAGGCGTTTCCCCGGGGGGCGACGCCCATCGATTTTGCCTACAGCGTGCACACCGAAGTCGGCAACCGTTGCGTGGGCGCCAGGGTCAACGGCAAGCTGGTGCCGCTGAAGACGCCGCTGAGCAACGGCGATGTGGTGGAGGTGGTTACCTCGCCGAACCAGACGCCGAGCAAGGATTGGCTTAAGTTTGTCGTCACCTCGCGGGCGGCCAGCAAGATCCGGCACTGGGTCAAGACCCAGCAGCGGGAGAAGAGCATCGAGCTCGGCAAGGAGCTTCTGGAAAAACGACTGCGCAAATTCGGCTGCAGTCTCAAGAAAATCCTGGCCTCCAGGGAGTTCGCGCAGTGCTTGCAGGATCTTGGCTATCATACGTCCAGTGATCTGCTTGCGGGCATAGGCTACGGCAAGGTTCCCTTGGGGCAGATTGTCAGTCGGGTCGTTCCCGTTGGAAAGCTGCATCCCGAAACGGAAGAAAAGGCAAGGGCGGCCACGGAGACCGGGGCGCCGGCCAAAAAGCCATCGAGCGCCATCAAGATCCAGGGCATTGGCGATATCATGGTGCGTTTCGCGAAGTGCTGCAACCCGCTTCCCGGCGATCCGGTGGTCGGTTTCATTACCCGTGGTCGCGGAATTACCGTGCATACGGTCGATTGCCCCAGCGTCCTGGAAAGCGATGCGGAACGGCGGGTCGAGGTTGAATGGGATATCAAGAAAAAAGCGCCACACACGGCCCGCATTCGTCTTGCAACCGAAGACCGCAAGGGGGTCCTGGCCAGCGTCAGCAATGCCATCAGCGCTTGCGAAGCGAATATTGCCAGCGCCACCGTGCAGCGCACCAGGACCCACAAAAGTATGATCGTTTTTGCGGTTGAAGTCGTCGACGTCGAACATCTCAACCGTGTGATCAATGCTCTGCATCAGGTCAAGGGGGTTTATCAGGTAGAGCGATTGCGGCACTGA
- a CDS encoding RidA family protein produces the protein MSIQAIATSQAPAAAGPYSQAVRAGDYLFFSGQIPLDPASGRVVGQDAEAQARQVLQNIGAVLSAAGLGFDKVVKTTVFLADMADFEVINRVYAGYFGDLAPARSTVQVAALPKKVRIEIEGIAYAGL, from the coding sequence ATGAGCATCCAGGCCATCGCGACATCCCAGGCACCGGCCGCCGCAGGACCCTATTCCCAGGCGGTGCGCGCCGGTGATTACCTGTTTTTTTCAGGCCAGATCCCCCTCGACCCCGCCTCCGGACGGGTGGTCGGGCAGGATGCGGAAGCGCAGGCCCGTCAGGTTCTGCAAAATATCGGTGCGGTATTGTCCGCGGCGGGACTTGGTTTTGACAAAGTTGTCAAGACCACCGTGTTTTTGGCTGACATGGCGGATTTCGAAGTCATAAATCGGGTTTATGCGGGATATTTCGGTGATCTGGCGCCGGCTCGGTCCACGGTGCAGGTGGCGGCTCTGCCGAAAAAGGTGCGGATTGAAATCGAGGGGATCGCCTACGCGGGGCTGTAA
- the rpmB gene encoding 50S ribosomal protein L28, which produces MSRVCDICGKKPTTGNNVSHAQNKTRKVWYPNLQKIRALHKGKVQSIKVCTRCLRSGAVTKAV; this is translated from the coding sequence ATGTCCAGAGTATGCGATATCTGTGGTAAAAAACCGACCACTGGCAATAATGTCAGCCATGCGCAGAACAAGACCCGCAAGGTTTGGTATCCGAATCTCCAGAAAATCCGGGCCCTGCACAAAGGCAAAGTGCAGTCCATCAAGGTCTGCACGCGCTGTTTGCGTTCCGGTGCGGTGACCAAGGCCGTTTAA
- a CDS encoding DUF523 domain-containing protein, producing MKPQAILVSACLLGLPTRYDGRAKHNQKALDYLRQCGMIPVPVCPEQLAGLATPRPMTFFACGDGTDVLDGSGNLINENRIEMSRLFIQGATRTLEIARLAGCQQALFKDGSPSCGVHRICRNGARVAGKGVTSALLQRSGLRVFSEEDL from the coding sequence ATGAAGCCACAAGCCATTCTGGTCAGCGCCTGCCTGCTCGGCCTTCCGACCCGCTATGACGGCAGAGCCAAGCATAACCAAAAGGCGCTGGATTACCTGAGACAGTGCGGCATGATTCCCGTGCCGGTGTGCCCGGAGCAACTGGCCGGACTGGCAACCCCGCGGCCCATGACGTTTTTTGCCTGCGGCGACGGCACGGATGTGCTCGACGGTTCGGGAAACCTGATAAACGAAAACCGGATTGAAATGAGCCGGTTGTTTATCCAGGGAGCGACCCGGACTCTGGAAATCGCCCGTCTGGCGGGCTGCCAGCAGGCGCTATTCAAGGACGGTAGCCCTTCCTGCGGCGTTCACCGTATCTGCCGGAACGGCGCTCGGGTCGCCGGCAAAGGGGTGACGAGCGCACTGCTGCAACGCAGCGGCCTGCGTGTTTTCAGCGAGGAAGACCTTTGA
- the purN gene encoding phosphoribosylglycinamide formyltransferase gives MNKKLRLGVLASGGGTNLQAIIDRCREGKLAAEVVLVLSNKPQAGALQRARSCGIPAVVVDHRHCPDREAFDRRMVDALRQAEVDLVILAGFMRILTPVFLSAFPQRIMNIHPGLLPAFPGIDAQRQALEYGVKLAGCTVHFVDPGVDTGPIIIQAAVPVLDDDDESSLARRILEQEHRIYPRAIQLYAEGRLRIEGRRVRIDQKVADKTALASPAIP, from the coding sequence ATGAATAAAAAGCTGCGCCTCGGGGTGCTCGCATCCGGCGGCGGCACCAACCTTCAGGCCATTATCGACCGTTGCCGGGAGGGCAAGCTGGCGGCTGAAGTCGTCCTGGTTCTGAGCAACAAACCGCAGGCCGGCGCTCTGCAGCGTGCACGTAGCTGCGGCATTCCGGCGGTGGTTGTCGACCACCGACACTGCCCTGACCGCGAAGCATTTGACCGGCGGATGGTGGATGCCCTGCGCCAGGCCGAGGTCGACCTGGTGATCCTGGCTGGCTTCATGCGCATCCTGACCCCGGTGTTTCTGAGCGCGTTCCCCCAACGCATCATGAATATCCACCCTGGCCTGCTGCCCGCTTTCCCCGGCATCGACGCGCAGCGGCAGGCGCTTGAATACGGCGTCAAACTCGCCGGATGCACCGTACATTTCGTCGATCCGGGCGTCGATACCGGTCCGATCATCATTCAGGCCGCCGTTCCCGTACTCGACGATGACGATGAATCGAGCCTGGCCCGACGCATTCTCGAGCAGGAACATCGCATCTACCCCCGCGCCATTCAGCTGTATGCCGAAGGGCGGTTGCGCATCGAAGGACGCCGCGTGCGCATCGACCAGAAGGTTGCTGATAAAACGGCGCTGGCCAGTCCAGCCATCCCGTAA